In the genome of uncultured Sphaerochaeta sp., the window CCAGGAAGCGAACACGGCGGCAGTCTCCTTCTTCGGCGAGCCGCGTGAACTCCTGATCGGCAGCAAGTGCTACCGCTCCTTCTTCGATCGAAGCCGACCCTGTACCTTCTGCCAAGGCTTGGATTGCATCCATACCGGTGTCTTGCAGGAGAATGAGGCGGATGTGGATGACAAGGTCTACTCCTTCCAGTTCCACTCCGTCCGGTCTGCAGACAAGACGAAGAGTGTCTTCATTGAGATCATCAACGACATCACCGAACAGAAGCACATGCAGGAGGAGCTGGTCCGCACGGAGAAGATGGCCGGCATCGGGACGTTGGCGGCAGGTATCGCCCATGAGCTGAACAATCCCTTGGCTGGTATCGTCGGAACTGCAGAGATCATGCTCAGCGAACTGGAAGAAGACAGCATCCACCACGAGTATGTGCAGGACATCCTCTCGTACTCAAAGACGGCTAGCGATGTCATCAAGGAGCTTTCCATTTACAGTCGCAAGGAAGAGGTGAAGCACATGGAACAGGTGGAGCTGGTGAGGGTCCTGGAGTTCTCCCTCCGCCTGGCCCTGCGTGGCGTCGACTCACAGAACATCCGTGTTGAGCGCAACTACCATGCCCTGCCCACCATCGAGGCGAACGAAGGGGAGCTCCAGCAGCTCTTCCTCAATCTCATCGTCAACGCCTTGCAGGCGATGGAAGGCAATGGAAAATTGACACTCACCTGTTTCGAGAAGGATGACTTCGTCCAGATCAAGGTTGCGGACACCGGCTGTGGCATTGCAGAAAAGTATATGAGCCAGATTTTCACTCCCTTCTTCACGACCAAGGCTCCGGGAAGCGGAACCGGTTTGGGCCTTTCCAACTGCTACAGCATCGTGGAGAAGATGGGTGGAAGGATCAGGGTGCGCAGCGAGGAGAACATCGGGTCTGAGTTCACCACCATTTTTCCCCTCAATGAGGAGGGCCGTGAAAGCATCCACTTTACCTTGGTGAACGACCAGAACGGCATGAATGATGTCTTCTTCATCCAGCGCAAGGTCCTTGTGGGGGAGAAGGGGTACCTTGAGGAGTCGATTCACCGCAAGGAGGATGAGAAAGCCATCCATATCCTTGCCTTCAAGGGATTGCACCCGGTCGGAACGGTCAGTCTGATGACCAGTGAGCGGTTCTGGCCGCTGCCCATCTCCAAGTATTTTGACATCAAGTCGGTGCTCAAGACCCGGCACTGTGCAGAGATCATCCGCCTCGCGGTCCTGCCTGAGATGCGCAACACCTCGGCTTCCATCGGCCTGATCATCCTCATCTTCCTCCTTGCCCGGGCAACGGGTGTTGAGGAGCTGATCATCGATGTCTTTGCCGATGATACCAAGACCATCAAGCTGTACAAGAAGTTCGGTTTCGTGGAAGTGGGGAGCTACAGCTCTCCCTCCCCGGTGACGGTTCTGGTGCTGCAAAGCAAGTCAACCTTGGAGAAGGACCGCAGTCAGCTCAGGCACTTTGTGAAGCCGCTGTTCAGCAGACTCCGCCCGCTCTTTGACTTCGGCGAATACACCCAGGCAGTGCATGATGAGATGGACAGGATTCTCAGTGCCGACGAGGTCCATGAGAATGTGGAGGACATTGAGGAGGAGATCCAGGTAATCTAGCCCTGGACGGTGAAGAGCTTCTGGGTGGGGTAGGCAAATTCGATGCCTTCCTCGGTGAAGCGCTTGAGCAGCGAGAGATTGATCTCCTGCTGCACATCCATGTACACCACATAGTCGGGGGACGGGACGTAATAGACTGTCTCGAAGATGAGGGCTGAGGCACCGAAGGTCTGGAAGTGGCAACGGTCGCAGATGACACCCTCGATGGTTTTGACATTGGCGATGGCTTCCTTGATCAGGGAGGGAACCATCTCCACCTTCGCGATATCGGTCTCGTAGGGAATGGTGATCTGGCTGACCACCCGCCTGCGTTGCATCTGCTTGTAGTTGTGGATGCGACTGCTGGTCAGGTCTGAGTTGCTGATGATCAGCACCTCACCGCTGAGTACCCTGATGCGGCTGC includes:
- a CDS encoding GNAT family N-acetyltransferase produces the protein MIIDVSTIIPAVACVLYVSFVIFGFLQYRKDRFYWSFQLYMIFVSIWSFGSLMMHLNSSILTPIFWNRIMLIGLLSVPYALCSFVVDILEMQRKPIKVVIKLSYLLIIPLMYLNFTGNIVNEVGFTEDLVFYYQLAPGAVSAYSMSYVYLIFTLLMLLFGTKRRDKESVQKNLILPLIGVMIMLVGIFMNVFPNLGRYPIDIFAATINAVLLFYTIYKYKLINYSRLGLSIMYSTILAIAASVTYFLIINLIQFFNPSFAPGNLFQLSFILGIVTVIIIHPLRNLISYVVDVIIIPKRHPYQTTIRNLSKRLTTIVNLHELGQEVVKSLSVGLKTNWVVFIARGIEEPDSYFLVANNSCPTEIRVGEKISFAFSEEVEARLQLCKKENLSAIIHVNPDEPRLSASAYLPPCDVLIPLVIRKQVAGYIVIGYGDGKALISEIEREALEILAAQSSLSLENALSFEQLRIQGDELTMSKNKLEAIFNGIASPVCLIDIDYTIQEANTAAVSFFGEPRELLIGSKCYRSFFDRSRPCTFCQGLDCIHTGVLQENEADVDDKVYSFQFHSVRSADKTKSVFIEIINDITEQKHMQEELVRTEKMAGIGTLAAGIAHELNNPLAGIVGTAEIMLSELEEDSIHHEYVQDILSYSKTASDVIKELSIYSRKEEVKHMEQVELVRVLEFSLRLALRGVDSQNIRVERNYHALPTIEANEGELQQLFLNLIVNALQAMEGNGKLTLTCFEKDDFVQIKVADTGCGIAEKYMSQIFTPFFTTKAPGSGTGLGLSNCYSIVEKMGGRIRVRSEENIGSEFTTIFPLNEEGRESIHFTLVNDQNGMNDVFFIQRKVLVGEKGYLEESIHRKEDEKAIHILAFKGLHPVGTVSLMTSERFWPLPISKYFDIKSVLKTRHCAEIIRLAVLPEMRNTSASIGLIILIFLLARATGVEELIIDVFADDTKTIKLYKKFGFVEVGSYSSPSPVTVLVLQSKSTLEKDRSQLRHFVKPLFSRLRPLFDFGEYTQAVHDEMDRILSADEVHENVEDIEEEIQVI